In a genomic window of Halalkalicoccus sp. CG83:
- the mbhE gene encoding hydrogen gas-evolving membrane-bound hydrogenase subunit E: MSPPEAVLVFAAVALPFLATGLVPLLFRFLGERTAYFGAAVALACFVLLLSLRGSEGAVGLEWIPSLGVGLRFYVDGWALLFGLLASGIGVLVFVYSAAYMHDEPGLARYYGALLAFMGSILGVALAADLVAVFLFWELTSVCSFVLIGFYTDEADSRYAARMAMFVTVGGGLFLLVGFVLLASVTGSALGSATFDLTAMLANPEAMRTALRDAGLFVPALVLVAVGAATKSAQVPLHFWLPNAMAAPTPVSAFLHAATMVKVGVYFVGRLRPLLSSPEWTLLFATLGLLTMAVCAILAVASTDIKELLAYSTASHLGLMIAGFGFAEVYGAEAGAFHLLNHALFKAALFLVAGIVAHEAGTRRIAELGGLREDLPVTALVAAVASLSMAGVPPFNGFYSKELLFEAAYETAHAAGGLWWLYPAIAVFASAFTFLYSIRFLMLFFGDRPDALGEVHRPPVALLAPPALLALVAGVVGLAPNLTIEAIVQPAVDATALEAHETHVGVPTSLTPAAAMTVVALGGGAAAYPFYDRLHRGVLTGLAALAPIRANWWYDRTVEGLERSSGRLMSRVHNGILRTYATWMLGAVSVFVLAGYAAASVSIPPMEVVVSLPIVLVLLVAIVAALAVVVAPSHVAGVLTISLLGFMIAIFYILASAPDLALTQLVVETLALLIFLLILEEIPEFYGDLDLSNAVRDGALSLAVGVTVFVTVVLSTRETPEAEPSLARYFTEQAVPEGGGTNVVNVILVDFRGFDTLGEIAVVAITALSVIALVTMRNRGGTQ; the protein is encoded by the coding sequence TTGAGTCCTCCGGAAGCCGTGTTGGTGTTCGCCGCCGTGGCGTTGCCGTTTCTCGCGACGGGGCTGGTCCCCCTCCTCTTTCGGTTCCTCGGCGAACGAACGGCCTACTTCGGCGCGGCCGTTGCACTCGCCTGTTTCGTCCTCCTCCTCTCGCTGCGCGGCTCCGAGGGAGCCGTCGGACTCGAGTGGATCCCCTCGCTCGGCGTCGGACTTCGCTTCTACGTCGACGGCTGGGCGCTGCTGTTCGGCCTGCTCGCGAGCGGGATCGGCGTCCTCGTCTTCGTCTACTCCGCGGCGTACATGCACGACGAACCCGGCCTGGCGCGCTACTACGGGGCGTTGCTCGCGTTCATGGGCTCCATTCTCGGCGTGGCGCTCGCCGCCGACCTCGTCGCAGTCTTCCTGTTCTGGGAGCTCACGAGCGTCTGTTCGTTCGTCCTCATCGGCTTCTACACCGACGAGGCCGACTCGCGCTACGCCGCGCGGATGGCGATGTTCGTCACCGTCGGCGGCGGCCTCTTCCTGCTCGTCGGGTTCGTCCTGCTGGCTAGCGTGACCGGAAGCGCGCTCGGAAGCGCAACGTTCGACCTCACGGCCATGCTCGCGAACCCCGAGGCGATGCGGACGGCGCTGCGCGACGCCGGGCTGTTCGTACCCGCGCTCGTGCTGGTCGCCGTCGGCGCGGCCACGAAGTCCGCGCAGGTGCCGCTTCACTTCTGGCTCCCGAACGCGATGGCGGCGCCGACGCCGGTCTCGGCGTTCCTCCACGCGGCGACGATGGTGAAGGTCGGCGTCTACTTCGTCGGCCGGCTCCGGCCGCTGCTGTCGAGTCCCGAGTGGACGCTGCTGTTCGCGACGCTCGGACTGCTCACGATGGCCGTCTGTGCGATCCTCGCGGTCGCCTCGACCGACATCAAGGAGCTGCTGGCGTACTCGACGGCGAGCCACCTCGGGCTGATGATCGCCGGCTTCGGCTTCGCGGAGGTCTACGGCGCCGAGGCCGGCGCGTTCCACCTCCTGAACCACGCGCTGTTCAAGGCGGCGCTCTTCCTCGTCGCGGGCATCGTCGCCCACGAGGCGGGCACGCGCCGGATCGCCGAACTCGGCGGACTCCGCGAGGACCTCCCCGTGACGGCGCTCGTCGCCGCGGTCGCCTCGCTGTCGATGGCCGGCGTTCCGCCGTTCAACGGCTTCTACTCGAAGGAGCTGCTGTTCGAGGCCGCCTACGAGACCGCCCACGCCGCCGGCGGGCTCTGGTGGCTCTACCCCGCCATCGCGGTGTTCGCCAGCGCGTTCACCTTCCTCTACTCGATTCGCTTTCTCATGCTCTTTTTCGGCGACCGACCCGACGCGTTGGGCGAGGTCCACCGCCCGCCGGTCGCCCTGCTCGCGCCGCCGGCCCTGCTCGCGCTCGTCGCGGGGGTCGTCGGCCTCGCACCCAACCTGACGATCGAAGCGATCGTCCAGCCGGCGGTCGACGCGACGGCGCTCGAGGCCCACGAGACGCACGTCGGGGTCCCGACCTCGCTGACGCCGGCGGCCGCGATGACCGTCGTCGCGCTCGGCGGCGGCGCGGCCGCCTACCCGTTCTACGACCGGCTCCACCGCGGCGTCCTGACGGGGCTGGCCGCGCTGGCGCCGATCCGCGCGAACTGGTGGTACGACCGAACCGTCGAGGGGCTCGAACGGTCGAGCGGTCGACTCATGTCCCGCGTCCACAACGGGATCCTCCGGACCTACGCGACGTGGATGCTCGGCGCCGTCAGCGTCTTCGTGCTCGCCGGTTACGCCGCCGCGAGCGTCTCGATCCCACCGATGGAGGTGGTCGTCTCGCTCCCGATCGTGCTCGTGTTGCTCGTCGCGATCGTCGCCGCCCTCGCCGTCGTCGTCGCCCCCTCGCACGTCGCGGGCGTGCTCACGATCTCGCTTCTGGGGTTCATGATCGCGATCTTCTACATTCTCGCCAGCGCCCCCGACCTCGCGTTGACCCAACTCGTGGTCGAGACGCTCGCGCTGCTCATCTTCCTGCTCATCCTCGAGGAGATCCCGGAGTTCTACGGCGACCTCGACCTATCGAACGCCGTCCGCGACGGCGCGCTCTCGTTGGCCGTCGGGGTGACCGTCTTCGTCACCGTCGTCCTCTCGACGCGGGAGACGCCCGAGGCCGAACCGTCGCTCGCGCGGTACTTCACCGAGCAGGCGGTCCCGGAGGGCGGCGGCACGAACGTCGTCAACGTGATCCTCGTCGACTTCCGCGGCTTCGATACGCTCGGGGAGATCGCCGTCGTCGCGATCACCGCGCTGTCGGTGATCGCGCTGGTGACGATGCGAAATCGGGGTGGGACCCAGTGA
- a CDS encoding MnhB domain-containing protein, whose protein sequence is MTTVVMRTTTRLVVPLILVVAVSLFVEGHNLPGGGFIGGVLTVTAFALIYIGYGLDFLEEGVLDREVEQNQFEERTVFAYQRLFLLGLVIAVGSGLAPLVFGRQFLTQTFTIVEHVPIYHEIELASAVVFDFGIYCVVVGGLLTVLSVVGAE, encoded by the coding sequence GTGACGACCGTCGTCATGCGGACGACGACCCGGCTCGTCGTCCCGCTCATCCTCGTCGTCGCGGTCTCGCTGTTCGTCGAGGGCCACAACCTCCCCGGCGGCGGGTTCATCGGCGGCGTGCTCACGGTGACCGCGTTCGCGCTCATCTACATCGGCTACGGGCTCGACTTCCTCGAGGAGGGCGTGCTCGATCGCGAGGTCGAACAGAACCAGTTCGAGGAGCGAACCGTCTTCGCCTACCAGCGGCTGTTCCTCCTCGGGCTGGTGATCGCCGTCGGCAGCGGCCTCGCACCGCTCGTCTTCGGCCGTCAGTTCCTGACCCAGACGTTCACGATCGTCGAACACGTACCGATCTATCACGAGATCGAGCTCGCGAGCGCGGTCGTCTTCGACTTCGGCATCTACTGCGTGGTCGTCGGCGGCCTCCTCACAGTCCTCTCGGTGGTGGGTGCGGAATGA
- a CDS encoding sodium:proton antiporter → MSGYALATVIGVLFALGTFLILRRDLLRVVWGITLYSQAANVYLMTMGGITAPGSEVVPVLAHHGGEVPETTDPLVQALVLTAIVISFGMTAFALVLSFRVYEENATIDVSDLGGER, encoded by the coding sequence ATGAGCGGCTACGCGCTCGCGACCGTCATCGGGGTGTTGTTCGCGCTCGGAACGTTCCTGATCCTCCGGCGCGACCTGCTGCGGGTCGTGTGGGGGATCACCCTCTACAGCCAGGCGGCGAACGTCTACCTCATGACGATGGGCGGCATCACGGCGCCGGGCTCCGAGGTCGTTCCCGTGCTCGCCCACCACGGCGGCGAGGTCCCCGAGACGACCGACCCGCTGGTCCAGGCGCTCGTGCTGACCGCGATCGTCATCAGCTTCGGTATGACGGCGTTCGCGCTCGTGTTGAGCTTCCGCGTCTACGAGGAGAACGCGACGATCGACGTTTCCGATCTGGGGGGTGAGCGATGA
- a CDS encoding complex I subunit 5 family protein, whose amino-acid sequence MSEQLVVAPMLVVLVTAVLTLGLREWPNAQIAASVAGVLGYAASVGVLAWRFVLAPGAPGAMAYQVAGWPAPFGITLVADGLSAFMLSMIAVVSVASLVFSTRYVGPADQRAFYYPFFFFLLLGVTGAFLTGDLFNLFVWFEVLLMSSYVFVAFVGEARHTRAALRYVVMNFIASSVMLVAIGGLYATTGTLNMADMSRRLANPEAFGVHVEPVVGLSVLLLVVFALKAGLVPFQFWVPSAYQAAPFPVTAMLAGATKKVGIYAIIRLYFTVLASAELSISLPLPGVAGNSPLAFLGPLLLLMGAASILLGGYGALSADTIEGVLAYSSIGQAGFIAIPVAIAAVAPTPALQQLAILAALVYALNHALSKGLLFLAAAAVRHATGTSRLADLGGLAGRTPVLSGAVFVGLLSLVGIPPLSGFFGKLLVFRTVAGTDAFALVAVLAGSILTIAYTTRAWSQGIWGSASPAVEHATTDAVQVAVLVGLAALIVAVGVGFEPVYQFADAAATAAVDRGAYVDAVDPVGGGIE is encoded by the coding sequence ATGAGCGAACAGCTCGTCGTCGCGCCGATGCTCGTCGTGCTGGTGACGGCCGTCCTCACGCTTGGCCTTCGCGAATGGCCGAACGCCCAGATCGCCGCGAGCGTGGCGGGCGTCCTCGGCTACGCGGCGAGCGTCGGGGTGCTGGCGTGGCGGTTCGTCCTCGCACCCGGGGCGCCCGGCGCCATGGCCTACCAGGTGGCGGGCTGGCCTGCCCCGTTCGGCATCACGCTCGTCGCCGACGGCCTCTCGGCGTTCATGCTCTCGATGATCGCCGTCGTCAGCGTCGCCTCGCTCGTCTTCTCGACGCGCTACGTCGGCCCCGCCGACCAGCGGGCGTTCTACTACCCCTTCTTCTTCTTCCTGCTGCTCGGCGTTACGGGGGCCTTTCTCACGGGCGACCTGTTCAACCTCTTCGTCTGGTTCGAGGTGCTGTTGATGTCGAGCTACGTGTTCGTCGCCTTCGTCGGCGAGGCGAGACACACCCGGGCGGCGCTCCGGTACGTCGTGATGAACTTCATCGCGAGCTCCGTGATGCTGGTCGCGATCGGCGGTCTCTACGCGACGACCGGGACGCTCAACATGGCGGACATGTCGCGCCGGCTCGCAAATCCGGAGGCCTTCGGCGTCCACGTCGAGCCGGTCGTCGGGCTCTCCGTACTGCTGCTGGTGGTGTTCGCGCTGAAGGCCGGACTGGTCCCGTTCCAGTTCTGGGTGCCCTCGGCCTACCAGGCCGCGCCGTTCCCCGTGACCGCGATGCTCGCGGGGGCGACGAAGAAGGTCGGCATCTACGCGATCATCCGGCTCTACTTCACCGTCCTGGCGTCGGCGGAGCTCTCGATCTCCCTGCCCCTGCCGGGCGTCGCCGGGAACTCGCCGCTCGCGTTCCTCGGGCCGTTGCTCCTGCTGATGGGTGCCGCCAGCATCCTGCTGGGGGGCTACGGGGCGCTCTCGGCCGACACGATCGAGGGCGTGCTCGCCTACTCCAGCATCGGCCAGGCCGGCTTCATCGCGATCCCCGTGGCGATCGCCGCCGTCGCCCCGACGCCGGCGCTTCAGCAGTTGGCGATCCTCGCGGCGCTCGTCTACGCGCTCAACCACGCGCTCTCGAAGGGGCTGTTGTTCCTCGCAGCCGCCGCCGTGCGCCACGCGACGGGGACGAGCCGGCTCGCCGACCTCGGCGGGCTGGCGGGACGCACGCCGGTGCTCTCCGGTGCCGTCTTCGTGGGGCTGCTCTCGCTCGTCGGGATCCCCCCGCTCTCGGGCTTCTTCGGAAAGCTGCTCGTGTTCAGGACCGTCGCGGGGACCGACGCGTTCGCGCTCGTCGCGGTGCTCGCGGGATCGATTCTGACGATCGCCTACACGACGCGGGCGTGGTCGCAGGGGATCTGGGGGTCGGCGTCGCCGGCGGTGGAGCACGCGACGACCGATGCCGTACAGGTGGCCGTGCTCGTCGGACTGGCGGCGCTCATCGTCGCCGTGGGCGTCGGGTTCGAGCCGGTCTACCAGTTCGCCGACGCGGCCGCGACGGCCGCGGTCGATCGCGGGGCGTACGTCGACGCCGTGGACCCGGTCGGAGGTGGGATCGAGTGA
- a CDS encoding Na+/H+ antiporter subunit E, with amino-acid sequence MTPVRTWPVAGLAFGVLWTFVRGPDPTVDALVGQLLFGSVVGLPLAFVFRRLYSERIDLEHVVRSIPAALLYVATFTREIVVANVDVAYRVLVPGVTIEPEVILIPLRVRTPFGITTIANSITLTPGTVTLDYEEEENALFVHVIDGRDPGAVVEPIRTWEDYALVVFDEELGPDDPAEPISIDAGGKRDREYLRRIDADRLEGTDAAGDGVEDADGGGRDE; translated from the coding sequence GTGACGCCCGTCCGAACGTGGCCCGTCGCGGGGCTCGCCTTCGGGGTCCTGTGGACGTTCGTCCGCGGTCCCGATCCGACCGTGGACGCCCTCGTCGGCCAACTCCTCTTCGGGTCGGTCGTCGGGCTCCCATTGGCGTTCGTCTTCCGTCGGCTCTACTCCGAGCGGATCGACCTCGAACACGTGGTACGCTCGATCCCCGCCGCCCTCCTCTACGTGGCGACGTTCACCCGCGAGATCGTGGTCGCGAACGTCGACGTCGCCTATCGCGTGCTCGTGCCGGGTGTGACCATCGAACCGGAGGTGATCCTGATCCCGCTTCGGGTGCGGACGCCGTTCGGCATCACGACCATCGCCAACAGCATCACGCTCACCCCGGGGACGGTCACGCTCGACTACGAGGAGGAGGAGAACGCGCTGTTCGTCCACGTGATCGACGGTCGGGACCCCGGAGCGGTCGTCGAGCCGATCCGAACGTGGGAGGACTACGCGCTCGTCGTCTTCGACGAGGAGCTCGGACCCGACGATCCCGCGGAGCCGATCTCGATCGACGCGGGCGGCAAGCGCGATCGGGAGTACCTGCGCCGGATCGACGCCGACCGGCTCGAGGGGACCGACGCGGCCGGAGACGGCGTCGAGGACGCCGACGGAGGTGGGAGAGATGAGTGA
- a CDS encoding monovalent cation/H+ antiporter complex subunit F: MSEAADPAFLETAVYAALVLVSALCVLCGYRTIRGPTVPDRVVAIDTIATNVVAIAVLFALQTGRGLFVTVGLVLAIIGFITTVTVAKFIIEGDIIE, encoded by the coding sequence ATGAGTGAGGCGGCGGATCCGGCGTTCCTCGAGACGGCGGTCTACGCGGCGCTGGTCCTCGTCAGCGCGCTCTGTGTGCTGTGTGGCTACCGGACGATCCGCGGTCCGACGGTGCCGGACCGGGTGGTCGCCATCGACACCATCGCCACCAACGTCGTCGCCATCGCCGTGCTGTTCGCCCTCCAGACGGGACGGGGGCTGTTCGTCACCGTAGGTCTCGTGCTCGCGATCATCGGGTTCATCACCACGGTGACGGTTGCGAAGTTCATCATCGAGGGGGACATCATCGAATGA
- the mnhG gene encoding monovalent cation/H(+) antiporter subunit G encodes MVGTIRAATVVALIAVGCFFLTVGTIGLLRFPNVYNRMHATSKPTTLGTATIFLGGFVYFGPGAEGLTSLVGIVFLFLTVPTGAHMIARSAERVGVPFLGSVTWPRAEESSDEAESTRADD; translated from the coding sequence ATGGTCGGAACGATACGAGCGGCCACGGTGGTCGCACTGATCGCCGTCGGCTGCTTCTTCCTGACGGTCGGGACGATCGGGCTGCTCCGGTTTCCGAACGTCTACAACCGGATGCACGCGACGAGCAAGCCGACGACGCTCGGGACCGCCACGATCTTCCTCGGCGGCTTCGTCTACTTCGGCCCCGGCGCCGAAGGCCTCACGTCGCTGGTCGGCATCGTCTTCCTCTTTCTGACGGTGCCCACGGGCGCCCACATGATCGCCAGGTCCGCCGAACGGGTCGGCGTCCCGTTCCTCGGCAGCGTGACCTGGCCCCGGGCGGAGGAGTCCTCGGACGAGGCCGAGTCGACCCGGGCCGACGACTGA
- a CDS encoding GNAT family N-acetyltransferase, whose translation MELELLGWPPDGPTLRLDHRRFSYAGKFVMSATGKAVAREDGELLGAVAFNEDRTDASALWLRYVTVRADRRGEGIGPRLLAFVRDRARDRGYERVRIAVNNPFAYEACYRAGFGYTGRRTGLAELVLEHPDERSPERYREGIDEFRERDLSADEEAFLDRKRDADPPGPG comes from the coding sequence ATGGAACTCGAACTGCTCGGTTGGCCACCCGACGGGCCGACCCTCCGGCTGGACCACCGTCGGTTCAGCTACGCGGGCAAGTTCGTCATGTCCGCCACGGGGAAGGCGGTCGCGCGCGAGGACGGAGAGCTGTTGGGTGCCGTCGCGTTCAACGAGGATCGGACCGACGCCTCCGCGCTCTGGCTCCGGTACGTCACCGTCCGTGCGGATCGCCGCGGTGAGGGGATCGGCCCCCGACTGCTGGCGTTCGTCCGCGATCGCGCCCGCGACCGCGGCTACGAGCGCGTCCGGATCGCCGTCAACAACCCCTTCGCCTACGAGGCGTGCTACCGCGCGGGCTTCGGCTACACCGGCCGGCGGACGGGGCTCGCCGAACTCGTCCTCGAACACCCCGACGAGCGCTCACCGGAGCGCTATCGGGAGGGGATCGACGAGTTCCGCGAACGCGACCTGAGCGCGGACGAGGAGGCGTTTCTGGATCGAAAGCGCGACGCCGATCCGCCCGGCCCCGGGTGA
- a CDS encoding DUF3054 domain-containing protein — MSPVARFDRSATTALLLLGDLAIIVLQLSAGLRTHGIDPLASPAYTAETIAPFLIGWLLVAPLLGVYTDQVRESVAETALSVGIAWIAAALVGLGLRATPWLQGGAPAAFVAVTIGVGLATLLPWRLVATAISR; from the coding sequence ATGTCCCCAGTGGCGCGGTTCGATCGATCGGCGACGACCGCCCTCCTCCTGCTCGGCGATCTGGCGATCATCGTTCTCCAGCTCTCGGCCGGCCTGCGCACCCACGGGATCGACCCGCTCGCCTCCCCGGCGTACACGGCCGAGACGATCGCTCCGTTCCTGATCGGCTGGCTGCTCGTCGCGCCCCTGTTGGGAGTCTACACCGACCAGGTTCGCGAGTCGGTCGCCGAGACGGCCCTCTCGGTGGGGATCGCGTGGATCGCCGCCGCGCTCGTCGGACTGGGCCTCCGGGCGACCCCCTGGCTCCAGGGCGGCGCGCCCGCCGCGTTCGTCGCCGTCACGATCGGCGTGGGGCTGGCGACGCTGCTTCCCTGGAGACTCGTCGCGACGGCGATCAGTCGGTGA